One genomic window of Xanthobacter dioxanivorans includes the following:
- a CDS encoding FAD-dependent oxidoreductase, with product MTEAAEGAGSNRPAPRHVDFLLVGGGLASAVAAQTLRAEGAAGSILILCAEDVPPYHHPPLSKHLLTGTEGEARIFVHPESFYGEHDIELALDARVVGVDTAQQIVTTAGGEEIGYGQLLIATGATPKLLTVPGASLPGVFSLRRKTDADAIRMAIPQAKHAVVLGGSFLGMEIAMSLVDAGLKVTIIEQGPVLLRHLEAPDLSRYFERYAEGRGATVILNDTAAALNGRERVEEVETVAGRHVPCDLVVVSIGVAPATDFLAGSSIALDGGYVVVDALLRTSAPNVFAAGDVTTFYDPVFARRRHIEHWDNAVKQGRLAARNMMGRRLRYDEVSYFFCEVGDIGFNVLGATEEADAWVARGALDQGSFALFYLKGDVPRALFSVGRPADETRVAEGLIRHRVGLGDVKDRLGESAFVLDHIPTQTALILQGGGALGAFECGVVKALEEEGIFPDIVAGVSIGALNGAVIAGNPRYPTQALEAFWADLAVTTPNVPFTELRRAAAAARILTLGVPNFFTPRWGLPPYGPADWAANWTSCYDTTPMKALLAKYVDFAALKDSPVRLLVSAVNVMTATLDVFDSYVDDLTPDHVLASGSLPPGFPWTMVDGKAYWDGGIISNSPLDLVIDRCGPDGKRVFVVDLFSGERALPTNMLEVLARRDEIVYAERVLSDLRHRETVEAYRRLIDHILARLDPDESGRIKRIPAYIQLMGDGATTTITRFVRAGAAGEHSSRDYDFSDVAIKANQAEGYAVARKTLGRASPQG from the coding sequence ATGACAGAGGCGGCAGAGGGTGCCGGGTCCAATCGTCCGGCGCCGCGGCACGTCGACTTCCTGCTCGTGGGCGGCGGGCTGGCGAGCGCCGTGGCGGCGCAGACCTTGCGCGCCGAGGGTGCGGCGGGATCGATCCTGATCCTGTGCGCCGAGGACGTGCCGCCTTATCACCATCCCCCGCTCTCCAAGCACCTTTTGACTGGGACCGAAGGCGAGGCACGGATCTTCGTCCACCCGGAAAGCTTTTATGGTGAGCACGACATCGAACTCGCCCTCGACGCGCGGGTGGTCGGCGTGGATACAGCGCAGCAGATCGTCACCACGGCGGGTGGCGAGGAGATCGGCTACGGCCAGCTCCTCATCGCCACCGGGGCCACGCCCAAGCTGCTCACGGTGCCCGGCGCGTCGCTCCCCGGCGTCTTCAGCCTGCGCCGCAAGACCGATGCGGATGCCATCCGCATGGCCATCCCGCAGGCAAAGCACGCCGTCGTGCTCGGCGGCAGCTTCCTCGGCATGGAGATCGCCATGTCGCTTGTGGACGCCGGCCTCAAGGTGACGATCATCGAGCAGGGGCCGGTGCTGCTGCGGCATCTCGAAGCCCCCGATCTCTCCAGATACTTCGAACGCTATGCGGAAGGCCGCGGCGCCACCGTGATCCTCAACGATACCGCCGCCGCGCTCAACGGCCGCGAGCGGGTTGAAGAGGTGGAGACGGTGGCCGGCCGCCATGTGCCGTGCGACCTCGTGGTGGTCAGCATCGGTGTTGCTCCGGCAACGGATTTTCTCGCCGGCAGCTCCATCGCCCTCGATGGCGGCTACGTGGTGGTGGACGCCTTGCTGCGCACGAGCGCTCCGAACGTGTTCGCCGCTGGCGACGTCACCACTTTCTATGATCCCGTGTTCGCCCGCCGCCGGCACATCGAGCATTGGGACAACGCCGTGAAGCAGGGGCGTCTCGCCGCGCGCAACATGATGGGCCGCCGGCTGCGTTACGACGAGGTCTCCTATTTCTTCTGCGAGGTGGGTGACATCGGGTTCAACGTGCTCGGCGCAACGGAAGAGGCGGACGCCTGGGTCGCGCGCGGGGCTCTGGATCAGGGATCCTTCGCGCTGTTCTACCTGAAGGGCGACGTGCCGCGCGCCTTGTTCTCCGTGGGACGGCCGGCGGACGAGACTCGCGTGGCCGAGGGCCTGATCCGTCATCGGGTCGGTCTCGGCGACGTCAAGGATCGCCTGGGCGAGAGCGCGTTCGTCCTCGACCACATTCCGACGCAGACGGCGCTGATCCTCCAGGGCGGCGGCGCCTTGGGAGCGTTCGAATGTGGCGTGGTGAAAGCCCTGGAGGAAGAGGGGATCTTCCCGGATATCGTCGCGGGGGTCTCCATCGGCGCCCTGAACGGCGCCGTCATCGCCGGCAATCCCCGCTACCCTACGCAGGCCCTCGAAGCGTTCTGGGCGGACCTTGCCGTGACGACGCCCAACGTGCCCTTCACCGAGCTCAGGCGTGCGGCGGCGGCGGCGAGGATCCTGACGCTGGGCGTGCCCAACTTCTTCACGCCGCGCTGGGGCCTGCCGCCTTACGGCCCGGCGGACTGGGCGGCGAACTGGACCAGCTGCTACGACACGACGCCCATGAAGGCGCTGCTCGCCAAATATGTCGACTTCGCCGCGCTCAAGGACAGTCCCGTGCGCCTTCTCGTCAGCGCCGTGAACGTGATGACGGCGACCCTCGACGTGTTCGACAGCTACGTGGACGACCTGACCCCGGACCATGTGCTGGCGAGCGGCAGCCTGCCGCCGGGCTTTCCCTGGACCATGGTCGACGGCAAGGCCTATTGGGACGGCGGCATCATCAGCAACTCGCCGCTGGACCTCGTCATCGACCGCTGCGGCCCGGATGGGAAAAGGGTGTTCGTCGTCGATCTGTTCTCGGGCGAGAGGGCGCTGCCGACCAACATGCTGGAGGTGCTCGCGCGGCGCGACGAGATCGTCTATGCGGAGCGGGTGCTCAGCGACCTGCGCCATCGCGAAACCGTCGAAGCCTATCGCAGGCTCATCGACCATATCCTCGCTCGGCTCGATCCCGACGAGAGCGGGCGGATCAAGCGCATTCCCGCCTACATCCAGCTCATGGGGGACGGCGCGACGACCACCATCACGCGGTTCGTGCGCGCGGGCGCGGCGGGAGAACACTCGTCCCGCGATTACGATTTTTCCGACGTGGCCATCAAGGCCAACCAGGCCGAGGGCTATGCGGTGGCGAGGAAGACCCTCGGCCGGGCTTCCCCGCAAGGATAG
- a CDS encoding acyl-CoA dehydrogenase family protein — protein MNVTAIKAAQKPEDLHARARALVPILRARSQEIAETRRVPDDIIARLYAEGLMELARPKLYGGPDLGVDLIFDIAQILAEGDGSVAWVYGVTNSHDHLVGLYPKEVQDAYWASGRPLCASSYVPTGRAEKVEGGYKLNGQWPFCSGIDHCDWVVVGGVTGMLPGEPPRPDLYLFMVRVSDLELVDDWDVMGLAGTGSKSVLAKDLFVPESYALSNAAVMTGGAPGAQIHDNPIYQASIWLMFGFSILSPATGILRGAYETMLADARQRFAAREPMFMAKLAQTEMRFAEVSALLEASEMLFNTAMRESYRLIANGTPFSDEIRVRNRRNQVVVARNCRQAMDSLMQMAGGGGIREAGAVQRAMRDLYAISAHPGGNWDGAMTSYGSVVLGGQPTEMFC, from the coding sequence ATGAACGTCACCGCCATCAAGGCTGCACAGAAGCCGGAAGATCTGCACGCCCGCGCGCGGGCTCTCGTGCCGATCTTGCGCGCACGCAGCCAGGAAATCGCCGAAACCCGTCGCGTCCCTGACGACATCATCGCTCGTCTATATGCTGAAGGCCTCATGGAGTTGGCCAGGCCAAAGCTCTATGGCGGACCCGATCTCGGCGTGGATCTCATCTTCGACATCGCACAGATCCTGGCGGAAGGCGACGGCTCGGTCGCTTGGGTCTATGGCGTGACGAACTCGCACGATCATCTTGTCGGCCTCTATCCCAAGGAGGTCCAGGATGCCTATTGGGCGTCCGGGCGTCCGCTGTGCGCCTCCTCCTACGTGCCGACCGGACGGGCGGAGAAGGTCGAGGGCGGCTACAAGCTGAACGGCCAATGGCCGTTCTGCTCTGGCATCGACCACTGCGACTGGGTCGTGGTCGGCGGCGTGACCGGGATGCTGCCTGGCGAGCCTCCACGTCCCGACCTCTATCTTTTCATGGTTCGCGTCTCCGATCTCGAGCTGGTGGACGACTGGGATGTCATGGGGCTCGCCGGCACCGGCTCCAAGTCGGTGCTCGCCAAGGACCTGTTCGTGCCCGAAAGCTACGCCCTCTCCAATGCCGCGGTCATGACGGGTGGGGCGCCGGGCGCACAGATCCACGACAATCCGATCTACCAAGCTTCCATTTGGCTCATGTTCGGTTTCTCGATCCTTTCGCCTGCGACCGGCATCCTGCGCGGCGCCTATGAGACCATGCTGGCGGACGCCCGCCAGCGTTTCGCGGCTCGGGAACCGATGTTCATGGCAAAGCTCGCCCAGACCGAGATGCGCTTCGCGGAGGTGAGCGCGCTGCTCGAGGCGTCGGAGATGCTGTTCAACACCGCTATGCGTGAGTCGTACCGGTTGATCGCAAACGGCACGCCCTTCTCCGATGAAATCCGCGTTCGCAACCGTCGGAACCAGGTGGTGGTCGCCAGGAACTGCCGGCAGGCCATGGATTCGCTGATGCAGATGGCGGGCGGCGGCGGCATTCGGGAAGCCGGCGCCGTGCAACGCGCCATGCGCGACCTCTACGCCATTTCGGCGCATCCCGGCGGCAATTGGGACGGCGCGATGACCAGCTACGGATCGGTGGTCCTCGGGGGCCAGCCAACGGAAATGTTCTGCTGA
- a CDS encoding cytochrome c oxidase subunit 3, protein MTTTVNKNVVAQPNADIPRTSKNLEKPTLPGEVGVWLFVCGDLMVFSLIFGTFLYYRGLSVDVYQQSQQALNGAFGLANTFILLISSWLVVRAVGDARSGHFEPARRRIEIAIVLGLCFIGLKTLEWSEKVSSGITLVTNEFFMFYFMITGIHFGHMLVGLGALSYALHGLRGPVAQRSHMENLEGVAVFWHLVDLLWMIIFALFYVIR, encoded by the coding sequence ATGACCACCACGGTCAACAAAAACGTGGTCGCTCAGCCGAATGCAGACATTCCACGCACGTCCAAGAACCTGGAGAAGCCAACTCTACCGGGTGAGGTCGGTGTTTGGCTCTTTGTCTGTGGAGACCTGATGGTTTTTAGTTTAATTTTTGGGACATTTCTTTATTACAGGGGGCTGTCCGTCGACGTCTACCAGCAGTCGCAGCAGGCCCTGAATGGCGCTTTCGGGCTAGCCAACACCTTTATCCTGCTCATCTCGAGTTGGCTCGTCGTCCGGGCTGTGGGCGATGCCAGATCTGGCCATTTCGAGCCCGCTCGTCGCCGGATCGAGATTGCAATTGTCCTCGGGCTCTGCTTCATCGGCTTGAAAACGCTGGAGTGGAGCGAAAAGGTCTCAAGTGGTATTACCCTCGTGACCAATGAGTTTTTCATGTTTTATTTCATGATCACGGGAATTCATTTTGGCCACATGCTAGTTGGACTTGGCGCCCTGTCTTATGCCCTTCATGGGCTAAGGGGCCCGGTCGCCCAACGCTCTCATATGGAAAACCTCGAAGGCGTCGCAGTTTTTTGGCATCTCGTCGACCTTCTGTGGATGATAATCTTCGCATTATTCTATGTCATAAGGTAA
- a CDS encoding GlcG/HbpS family heme-binding protein — MRRRYAISFDEARKAEVAGLAEAARRGLRISIAVVDDAGFPLTLARMDEASPASVSTAIEKARTAALIGLPTRVIEDATQARLSLLSMDRIAVEGGMPLLYKGQRVGGIGVSGALPAADAEVAWVAADALSDAKDG, encoded by the coding sequence ATGCGGCGGCGCTACGCCATTTCCTTTGATGAGGCGCGAAAAGCGGAAGTGGCGGGCCTCGCGGAGGCCGCGCGGCGCGGCCTGCGGATCAGCATCGCCGTGGTGGATGACGCGGGCTTTCCGCTCACGCTGGCGCGGATGGACGAGGCAAGCCCCGCCAGTGTGTCGACCGCGATAGAAAAAGCGCGCACGGCGGCCCTGATCGGATTGCCGACCCGTGTCATCGAGGATGCGACCCAGGCTCGCCTCTCTCTTCTTTCCATGGATCGGATCGCGGTCGAAGGCGGCATGCCCCTGCTGTACAAGGGGCAACGCGTGGGTGGCATCGGAGTCTCCGGAGCGCTGCCGGCCGCGGATGCCGAGGTCGCGTGGGTCGCGGCCGATGCGCTCTCAGATGCGAAGGATGGCTGA
- a CDS encoding acyl-CoA thioesterase, whose amino-acid sequence MFDATEWLVSTAPVTIRRRVLWGECDPAAVVYTPRFADYFASARDWFLRVGLDVFDRPHPAKAGLSFPMRALAFDFKSFLAADDIFDMQVTVTAISVRTFTILVSASHDDGRPSFTAIGTQVCVDQARRCAVPLPERVVSALSAYRRQIDERSLGS is encoded by the coding sequence ATGTTCGATGCGACAGAATGGCTCGTTTCCACCGCACCTGTGACTATTCGGCGGCGCGTCCTCTGGGGCGAATGTGACCCGGCGGCGGTGGTCTACACGCCGCGCTTCGCCGACTATTTCGCTTCAGCCCGAGATTGGTTTTTACGTGTCGGACTTGATGTTTTCGACCGGCCGCATCCGGCGAAGGCCGGCCTCTCGTTTCCGATGCGCGCGCTTGCTTTCGACTTCAAATCCTTCCTTGCGGCGGACGACATTTTCGATATGCAAGTAACGGTGACCGCGATTTCGGTCCGGACCTTCACCATCCTGGTATCAGCAAGCCACGACGACGGGCGCCCGTCCTTCACGGCCATTGGTACTCAGGTATGCGTCGATCAGGCGAGGCGTTGCGCCGTGCCCTTGCCTGAAAGAGTCGTGAGCGCGCTTTCCGCATACAGACGGCAGATCGATGAACGATCACTCGGCTCTTGA
- a CDS encoding cytochrome C oxidase subunit IV family protein, translated as MLKTVPIRATVVWLVLMILTCISLKAVPRFDWFSTPQAGVVAIIISFFKSRLIIFEFMEVKFAPLAVRRLAEAWCICVCFVLVAIYLKFI; from the coding sequence ATGTTAAAAACTGTTCCAATTCGCGCCACCGTTGTTTGGCTCGTTCTCATGATCCTGACCTGCATCTCTCTCAAAGCGGTGCCGCGATTTGATTGGTTTTCTACGCCCCAAGCTGGGGTTGTTGCGATCATAATATCATTTTTTAAATCGAGATTAATAATATTCGAATTTATGGAAGTAAAATTTGCGCCGCTGGCTGTGCGACGCCTTGCCGAGGCGTGGTGTATTTGCGTATGTTTCGTCCTTGTGGCCATTTATCTCAAGTTTATTTGA
- a CDS encoding flavin reductase, which yields MIGQQDFREAMSRLGAAVNIISSDGPGGRCGFTASAVCSVTDTPPTLLVCINRTSASYQAIRENGVLCVNMLAGRHKDISWLFADRNKTVDERFAGAGGWTSLTTGAPVLLDAACAVDCRVTEVSDIGSHGVFFCAVVGLRLSDKIEGLVYFNRCFHGLEGSVITEFA from the coding sequence ATGATCGGCCAGCAAGATTTTCGCGAAGCCATGTCGCGCCTCGGCGCCGCGGTCAACATCATCTCAAGCGACGGGCCTGGTGGTCGATGCGGCTTTACCGCCTCCGCGGTCTGCAGCGTGACCGACACACCGCCAACCCTGCTGGTCTGCATCAATCGGACCTCGGCCTCCTACCAGGCGATCCGCGAGAATGGCGTGCTTTGCGTGAACATGCTCGCGGGTCGTCACAAGGATATCTCCTGGCTGTTTGCCGACCGTAACAAGACAGTCGATGAACGGTTTGCGGGGGCCGGGGGGTGGACATCCTTGACGACCGGCGCGCCGGTGCTCCTCGATGCGGCCTGCGCCGTCGACTGCCGCGTGACCGAGGTCTCCGACATCGGTAGCCACGGCGTGTTCTTCTGCGCGGTCGTCGGCTTGCGCCTGTCCGACAAGATCGAAGGGCTCGTCTATTTCAACCGCTGCTTTCACGGCCTTGAGGGTTCGGTGATCACCGAGTTCGCATGA
- a CDS encoding ABC transporter permease yields MRGANVLQLGIKELRGLARDPMLLFLIVYAFTLSIYTASRAMPETLNRAAIGIVDEDQSPVSVRISTAFYPPYFTPPQLITPQEMDTRMDAGLDTFALDIPPDFQRDLLAGRSPTIQLNIDATRMSQAFTGGGYVQSIVTSEVSEFLTRHRGAAAVPVDLVLRARFNAELNKSWFGAITNVISSITMLSIILTGAALIREREHGTIEHLLVMPVTPTEIMVSKIWSMGLVVLVATSFSLTVVVQGLLSVPVQGSLALFLAGTALQLFATTSLGIFLATVAGTMPQFGLLLMMVLLPLQVLSGGVTPRESMPEIIQVVMAAAPNTHFVMLAQAILFRGAGLDVVWPQLLALAGIGTVLFLFSLQRFRAFLR; encoded by the coding sequence ATGCGTGGCGCCAACGTCCTCCAGCTCGGCATCAAGGAACTGCGTGGTCTCGCCCGGGACCCGATGCTCCTGTTCCTGATCGTCTATGCCTTCACGCTCTCGATCTATACGGCGTCCCGGGCGATGCCGGAGACGCTGAACCGGGCCGCCATCGGCATCGTGGACGAGGACCAGTCTCCGGTGTCGGTGCGCATTTCCACCGCGTTCTACCCGCCCTATTTCACCCCGCCGCAGCTCATCACGCCGCAGGAGATGGACACCCGCATGGATGCGGGCCTCGACACCTTCGCCCTCGACATCCCGCCCGACTTCCAGCGCGATCTCCTGGCCGGCCGCTCGCCCACCATCCAGCTCAACATCGACGCCACCCGCATGTCCCAGGCCTTCACCGGTGGCGGATACGTCCAATCCATCGTCACCAGCGAGGTGAGCGAATTCCTCACCCGCCATCGCGGCGCCGCCGCCGTGCCGGTCGACCTCGTTCTGCGCGCCCGCTTCAACGCCGAGCTGAACAAGAGCTGGTTCGGCGCCATCACCAACGTCATCTCCTCCATCACCATGCTGTCCATCATACTCACCGGCGCCGCCCTCATCCGCGAGCGCGAGCATGGCACCATCGAGCACCTCCTGGTGATGCCGGTGACGCCGACCGAAATCATGGTGAGCAAGATCTGGTCCATGGGGCTGGTGGTGCTGGTGGCGACCTCCTTTTCCTTGACGGTGGTGGTCCAGGGGCTTCTCTCCGTGCCCGTCCAGGGCTCCCTCGCCTTGTTCCTGGCGGGCACGGCGCTGCAGCTCTTCGCCACCACCTCGCTGGGCATCTTCCTGGCGACGGTCGCCGGCACCATGCCGCAGTTCGGCCTGCTGCTGATGATGGTGCTGCTGCCCCTGCAGGTGCTCTCCGGCGGCGTTACCCCGCGCGAGAGCATGCCCGAGATCATCCAGGTCGTCATGGCGGCGGCGCCCAACACCCACTTCGTCATGCTGGCCCAGGCCATCCTGTTCCGTGGCGCCGGGCTCGACGTGGTCTGGCCCCAATTGCTGGCCCTCGCCGGCATCGGCACGGTCCTGTTCCTCTTCTCCCTCCAGCGCTTCCGGGCCTTCCTGCGGTGA
- a CDS encoding TetR/AcrR family transcriptional regulator, which produces MAVRKEVSKKTNVGQATRSSKRAPGRPLAQDNNNISKESIIRTALAMSRKTPLQDLSIVMVAKQMEVTPALIHYYIEGRDWLTSGIMNRFYKDLLRKWPKPNADWETDLVAVAELIFEQFVRYAGIAAYVVTHSRFRIFQLTLPEEVDYGVEMLERFAGVVRSSGLSSQETGTFAHLIIEFLISASNGATHNIYPRDHTSFLEEKANDLDPEKYPNIHFCKKAPFEIGGRQVFERGCHLFILGIRQQLAKQAAS; this is translated from the coding sequence GTGGCGGTTCGAAAAGAGGTGTCCAAAAAAACCAATGTCGGTCAAGCCACGCGATCATCCAAGCGCGCGCCGGGTCGCCCGTTGGCTCAGGACAATAATAACATTTCCAAAGAATCGATCATCCGGACGGCCTTGGCGATGAGCCGCAAGACTCCGTTGCAGGATTTATCCATCGTCATGGTTGCCAAGCAAATGGAGGTTACTCCCGCTCTTATACATTATTATATCGAAGGTCGGGATTGGCTGACGTCTGGCATCATGAACCGTTTCTACAAGGACCTGTTGCGGAAATGGCCAAAGCCAAATGCTGATTGGGAAACGGATCTGGTTGCAGTGGCGGAGCTTATATTTGAGCAATTTGTACGGTATGCCGGAATTGCGGCATATGTCGTGACCCATAGTCGATTTCGCATTTTCCAGCTCACACTGCCGGAAGAGGTTGATTATGGGGTTGAAATGCTGGAAAGGTTTGCAGGTGTCGTTCGCTCATCCGGACTCTCAAGCCAGGAGACGGGAACATTTGCGCACCTCATCATCGAATTTCTCATCAGTGCGAGCAACGGCGCCACTCACAACATCTATCCACGCGACCACACCAGCTTCCTCGAGGAAAAAGCCAACGACCTCGACCCTGAAAAGTATCCGAATATTCATTTTTGCAAGAAGGCGCCTTTTGAAATTGGAGGCCGGCAGGTGTTTGAACGAGGATGCCACTTGTTTATTCTCGGAATCCGACAGCAATTGGCGAAGCAAGCTGCGTCATGA
- a CDS encoding luciferase domain-containing protein: protein MRFYPNGRTIFERPKGDHDFFPGRENNILIPCREGLRPATGSTLPHQQLTDLAPGDLRAKMRQWMDSHFSHVRTGPSLVSDHVTWAMHMEGIPLGPRARVLTPFPGASEFAHMHVDGSWHVALPAEDRWEVLAKGWGEIHPVAKFGINALLIFAPRNDQEFEILQKVVDASYRYAKGEII from the coding sequence GTGCGTTTCTATCCTAACGGCCGCACCATCTTCGAGCGTCCCAAGGGGGATCATGACTTCTTCCCGGGGCGCGAGAACAACATCCTCATTCCGTGCCGTGAAGGCCTGCGCCCGGCGACCGGATCGACCTTGCCCCATCAGCAACTCACCGATCTGGCACCGGGGGATCTGCGGGCAAAAATGCGGCAGTGGATGGACAGCCACTTTTCTCACGTGCGGACCGGGCCAAGCCTTGTTTCCGACCACGTAACGTGGGCCATGCACATGGAGGGTATCCCGCTAGGCCCACGGGCGCGTGTTCTGACCCCTTTTCCTGGCGCATCCGAGTTCGCCCATATGCACGTGGACGGGAGTTGGCATGTTGCCCTGCCTGCCGAAGATCGCTGGGAGGTTCTTGCCAAGGGGTGGGGTGAAATCCATCCGGTAGCCAAGTTCGGCATTAATGCGCTCCTGATCTTCGCCCCGCGCAACGACCAGGAGTTCGAGATCCTCCAGAAAGTGGTGGATGCATCATACCGCTACGCCAAGGGCGAGATCATTTGA
- a CDS encoding CDP-6-deoxy-delta-3,4-glucoseen reductase — translation MSYKVELRPSGHSFEVGESEAILAAGLAQHVNLPYGCRMGTCCSCRGKVISGEVDLGNAHLAYLPQKARDEGYALLCQAHALSDLVIEIEELPELAEPQAMPGIVKDVRRLADDVILLHVRLPLHLNLRFAAGQYVDLLLPGGVRRSYSIANPPKTSGVIDLEFHIRHMPGGLFTDRLFGGIQPREKIQLEGPLGTFFLRASPKPALMLASGTGYAPIRSILMDILARESTRAFKLYWGGRRPKDIYAADEVRALEAQYPNFEFVPVVSDALPEDRWDGRTGLVHRAAMADYPDLSGWQVYACGAPAMIDAARKDFTAHCALPESEFLSDAFVSRADLAREAV, via the coding sequence ATGAGCTACAAGGTCGAACTGCGGCCGAGCGGCCATTCGTTCGAGGTCGGCGAGAGCGAGGCCATCTTGGCCGCCGGCCTCGCGCAGCATGTGAACCTTCCCTATGGCTGCCGGATGGGCACCTGCTGCTCCTGCCGCGGCAAGGTGATCTCGGGCGAGGTCGACCTCGGCAACGCCCATCTCGCCTATCTGCCACAGAAGGCGCGTGACGAGGGTTACGCCTTGCTGTGCCAGGCGCATGCCCTGAGCGATCTGGTGATCGAGATCGAGGAACTGCCCGAGCTCGCCGAGCCGCAGGCCATGCCTGGCATCGTCAAAGACGTTCGCAGGCTGGCCGACGACGTTATCCTTCTGCATGTTCGTCTGCCTCTTCACCTAAACCTCCGTTTTGCGGCAGGCCAGTATGTAGACCTGTTGCTTCCGGGCGGTGTACGGCGCAGCTATTCCATCGCCAATCCGCCCAAGACGAGCGGCGTGATCGATCTGGAATTTCACATTCGCCATATGCCGGGGGGCCTGTTCACCGACCGCCTGTTCGGCGGAATTCAGCCCCGCGAGAAGATCCAGCTCGAAGGCCCACTAGGCACATTCTTTCTCCGTGCCTCTCCCAAGCCTGCCCTGATGCTCGCGAGCGGCACGGGATACGCACCGATCCGCTCGATCCTCATGGATATCCTGGCGAGGGAAAGCACGCGCGCCTTCAAGCTCTATTGGGGCGGGCGCCGCCCGAAGGACATCTACGCCGCGGACGAGGTGCGTGCGCTGGAGGCGCAATACCCGAACTTCGAGTTTGTGCCCGTCGTATCCGATGCGCTGCCCGAGGACCGATGGGACGGACGCACCGGTCTTGTCCACCGCGCCGCGATGGCGGATTACCCCGATCTCTCCGGCTGGCAAGTCTATGCCTGTGGTGCCCCCGCCATGATCGATGCCGCGCGCAAGGATTTCACCGCCCACTGCGCGCTGCCCGAATCGGAGTTCCTTTCCGATGCTTTCGTGTCCCGCGCCGACCTTGCCCGAGAGGCCGTTTGA
- a CDS encoding antibiotic biosynthesis monooxygenase, with protein sequence MVMMVSRRRLPEGDFDAWTVRFEAQCEARAKAGCRGVRRFHAVNDKHELMVIFDWDTIENAKAFLNIKLTEKPELLDKRSGDTSAGLMLENRFMVEMEPLPS encoded by the coding sequence ATGGTGATGATGGTCAGCCGGCGGCGACTGCCGGAAGGCGATTTCGATGCGTGGACGGTGCGGTTCGAAGCCCAATGCGAGGCCCGCGCCAAGGCCGGTTGCCGCGGTGTGCGTCGATTCCACGCCGTTAATGACAAGCATGAGCTGATGGTGATCTTCGATTGGGACACCATCGAAAATGCCAAGGCGTTTCTGAACATAAAGCTTACCGAGAAACCGGAATTGCTGGACAAGCGATCCGGTGACACCTCGGCCGGATTGATGCTCGAAAACAGATTCATGGTCGAAATGGAGCCACTTCCAAGTTAA
- a CDS encoding CerR family C-terminal domain-containing protein: MDKASIGGPSNGHEIRSSRTRAQLIAAAIDVFGRIGFEAASTRLLAKEGKANLSAIPYHFGGKRELYMAAAQEIADYAQGRIEEINLILEDRETKSPRERLEKALSCFLRILLDDAEPRSWATFFARCAYENDEAFLLIHDRAIAPLQHRLIATVKMIALGTLDEEAIRLRVSAVITAIIGFRLLRGIILRGMDWKKAQSMNLRQIEEMIRDLTRSNFMSDAEAKGQTSRSTTAIF; encoded by the coding sequence ATGGACAAAGCCAGCATAGGCGGGCCATCAAATGGCCATGAAATACGCAGCTCCAGGACGAGAGCTCAGCTGATCGCGGCGGCGATCGACGTCTTCGGCAGGATCGGCTTTGAGGCCGCCAGCACTCGCCTGCTGGCGAAGGAAGGCAAGGCCAACCTTTCAGCAATTCCCTACCACTTCGGTGGAAAAAGGGAGCTCTATATGGCGGCCGCACAGGAGATCGCGGACTATGCCCAAGGGCGGATCGAGGAAATCAACCTAATTCTGGAGGATCGGGAAACGAAATCGCCCCGGGAGCGGCTTGAGAAAGCTCTCTCATGCTTTCTTCGCATCCTTTTAGACGATGCCGAGCCCCGCTCGTGGGCGACCTTTTTTGCCCGCTGCGCCTATGAAAACGACGAAGCGTTCCTGCTGATCCACGACCGAGCCATCGCGCCGTTGCAGCACAGACTGATCGCGACCGTGAAGATGATCGCCTTGGGCACGCTTGACGAAGAGGCGATCCGGCTACGCGTGAGCGCGGTCATCACCGCGATCATCGGCTTTCGATTGCTGCGCGGCATCATCCTGCGGGGCATGGACTGGAAGAAGGCGCAATCGATGAACCTTCGACAGATCGAAGAGATGATTCGGGATCTGACACGCAGCAACTTCATGAGCGACGCGGAAGCAAAAGGGCAAACATCAAGGTCTACAACCGCCATTTTCTGA